GGCCTCAGGGGCGCGCCGAGCTGCGGATCGCTGCCGAGGCCTCCACCCGCCAACGATTCAATCGGGCCATCGAACAACTCGCCGCCTGACCCGGACCGATACCCTCAGGGGCCCGGATCCAATGACGGATTGGGGCTAGTTTTGGCATCGATCTCGAGCTTCCCGAACTGGGGCTTCACCGGCAGATCAAGTCAAAGGACTTCCACCTCCTCCAGCCAAAAATTGAGAGTGCACTGGAGGCATGGGGCAAGAAATACGCCCGGCACCTCGATACGGAGCACAGGGAAGCCCAGGCGGAGACCGTTGACGAACTCAACGCTGGAGCAAGCGCATCGGCCAAACTCGACACTCACGGCAGTTCGGTCCCCTCGTTCAGGATGTCGAGGTAGCGGTCATAGACGAAGAGCCGGTTCCGCCGCTTTCCGGTCAACTCACGCGCAATACCGAGGCTCTCGAGCAGATCCATCCCGGACGATGCGGCCGGGAAGGAGAGCCCCGTCGCGTCGCAGACCGCAGACAGGGAAACGATCGGCCGCGTCTTGAGTGCCTCGTGGACACGCAGCGCCGAGCCGGCCCGCCGCCCTGCCGGCTCGATCTGACTCCGGTCGGCCTGAAACATCACCCCCAGCTGCTGCGCGGTCGACACTGCGCCTTCCGCAGTTTCGCGCACACCTTCCAGAAAGAACGCCAACCAGGCCTCCCAGTCTCCTTCACGACGGACCTGGTCCAGGAGCGCGTAGTAGGTGGCCCGGTTCTGTTTGAGATAGAGGCTCAGGTAGAGGAGCGGCTCGTGCAGGACGCCTGCTTGGCAGAGAAGAAACGTGATCAAGAGCCGGCCGACGCGGCCATTGCCGTCGAGGAATGGGTGGATCGTTTCGAACTGTACGTGGGTGAGCCCGGCGCGAATCAGCACCGGGAGGCCATCGTCCTCGGCGTGCAGGAAGCGCTCGAGCGCGGACATGCAGTCGGGAATCGCGGTGTGAGGCGGAGGCACGAAGACGGCGTTGCCGGGGCGGCTCCCACCGAGCCAGTTCTGCGAGCGGCGGAACTCGCCAGGATCCTTATTGCTGCCCCTGCCGCCTGCGAGGAGCACGCCATGGATCTCTCGGATCAGGCGGTTCGACAGCGGGAATCCCTCGCGTAGCCTCGCGAGCCCATGGTCGAGGGCCGCGACGTAGTTCGAAACCTCGACCACGTCGTCAAGAGGAACGCCTGGTGCCTCGTCCAGCTCGAAGAGAAGAAGGTCCGAGAGCGACGACTGGGTCCCCTCGATCTGGGAAGAGAGCACAGCCTCCTTGCGGACGTAGGCGTAAAGGAAGAGGGTCGTGTCCGGCAGCAGCGTCGACACGGCGTCCAGCCGGCCCAAGGCGAGGACGGCAGCCTCGAGAGCGCGCTCCAGTCCACCCTCAGACGCCAGAGGAGGGACCGGCGGCAGGGGGGTGGGGATGAAGGCCCGTACCGATTCCCCGCCGGCCGGGGTCACCTCGTACCTTCCCGTTTCTCCTCGTCTCATGCCCAGGGCTCCCCCCGCTCAGCAAGGCTTAATAGCGAGTGCACCTATTCAGAGTTAGATCTAAAGTTTAAACAACAAGGTCCCCGGAGGGCAAGGGTCTTACCTCTTCCGAGGCGTCCAGGAAAGGATGAATCTCCTCGAACCGGTTCTGCTACTAAGCGATCCTCCAAGAGCGACTGACCCCTCGGGGGTAGCCAATGAGACGAATGAAACCAAGGAAGCCAGGACATGGTTGGTGTCTGAGGTGAGCGGTCAGAGTGCAATGAGTCCCGTTCCTGTTGGAGGAAGTGGGATGTTCTCTGGGCAGCGCGAAGGCGCGCTCAGCTGCAGCCTCACTCCACGCGGCCAGATCCGCCTGCTCGACACCCCGACCGAGGCTGAGGGCAGGCGATCCGGGCCGGTCGAGGAACGCATCCGCGCAGCATTCTCCGAGGGCCGAGGCCATGGCGTGCTCCATCTCGGTGCGGCCGAGCTGGGCACGGAACTCGACCCGACGCTCGGCTTCTGGCGCGACGTGGGTCAGCAGTTTGTCAGCAGCGTTTGCGGCGCACTCGATCCAGTGGATCCGCACTCGTTCGTTCTTCCCGAAGCCGACCCGGAGGCGTTCGGCAAGTTGGCGGCTGCCGTGCCTCTGATGTCCGGGGCGGAGCTGGTTTCCGGCGAGCTGCTGGCTGCGGTCTGGGCCGACATGGGCGACGTCCTCGCCGCCGAAGCGCGGAAGCGAGCGAAGGGGATCCAGGGCTATCTCGAGGCGCACGATTCGATCTGGAACGTGATGGGCCGGGTCTGTTTCCACCTGGCTGAGAACAAACGCGACCCGAGCCATCCCTTTGCGTTCATTGCGACCTACGCCCGCCAGCTCTCGAAGCGGGCCAAGCTGCAATACGTTCCGCTGGGCCGCGCTCTTGAAGAGTATGCCGGCGCCAGGAACCAGAAGAAGCTGCTTGCGCTGTTGGCACCGCTGCAACGTGCGGCCGAGCGCAGCGAACTGATTCGCAAGCTGGTGGACTCCGGTGATGTCTATCACCCGCTCGTGTGGACGACGAAGCAGGCGCATTCCTTTCTCTGCGAGGTCGATCGTTTCGAGCAGGCC
The genomic region above belongs to bacterium and contains:
- a CDS encoding Fic family protein; amino-acid sequence: MRRGETGRYEVTPAGGESVRAFIPTPLPPVPPLASEGGLERALEAAVLALGRLDAVSTLLPDTTLFLYAYVRKEAVLSSQIEGTQSSLSDLLLFELDEAPGVPLDDVVEVSNYVAALDHGLARLREGFPLSNRLIREIHGVLLAGGRGSNKDPGEFRRSQNWLGGSRPGNAVFVPPPHTAIPDCMSALERFLHAEDDGLPVLIRAGLTHVQFETIHPFLDGNGRVGRLLITFLLCQAGVLHEPLLYLSLYLKQNRATYYALLDQVRREGDWEAWLAFFLEGVRETAEGAVSTAQQLGVMFQADRSQIEPAGRRAGSALRVHEALKTRPIVSLSAVCDATGLSFPAASSGMDLLESLGIARELTGKRRNRLFVYDRYLDILNEGTELP